The Verrucomicrobiia bacterium genomic sequence GCCGCCACCCCAACGTCCATCCACCCCCCTGCCGCGTCCCCTGCTCCTCCGGCCAATCCCCCCGCGCCGACCGCCCCCGCGTCCACCGCTCTCGCGCCTCTCGCACCCGTCCCCAGCCCCGTGACCCGCCCGGCCCCGCCGCGAACCCCATGGCAACCCGACCCCCGCTGGCATGCCCGCCTCGGCATCGCCTGGCTGGCCGGCATGCTCTTGTTCCAGATTCGAACCCTGGTCTCGATGGGACAGGCTCGCGCCCTGGTGCGGGACAGCCGGGTCCCGAACGACCCCGACCTCCTTTCCTGTTTCCACCGGGTCCGAACCCTCCTCGGCCTGCCGGTCCAGGTCCGCTTGCGAATCTGTCCCGCTCTGTCCGTTCCCGCCGCCTGGGGCGTCTTGAAACCCGTCCTCCTGCTTCCGGCGTCCTGTCTGGCCCGGGTTTCGCCCTCGGAACTTGAGGGGATTCTCGCGCATGAACTCGCCCATATCCGACGTCACGACGTGCTGGCCAACCTCCTGCAAAGGGCCCTGGAGGGTTTATTTTTCTTCAATCCCTTCGTCTGGTGGATCGGCCGCCAAATCCGCCTCGAACGTGAAGTCTGCTGCGATGCCCTGGCTGTCGCCGCCACCGGCGAACCGGTGACCTATGCCCGGACCCTTACCACCCTGGTCGAGCAACACTCCCCCACCCTCCTGATTCCGCCCTCACCCATGCCCGCCCTGGGCCATGCCCGGCACCCGCTCGTCGAGCGCCTGCGCCGGCTCCTTCAACCCCACCAGGCACCCCACCTGCACCTGCCTCGATCCTCCCTCGTCGCCACCCTGCTCCTCGGCGCGCTCGCCCTCGTCCTGATGAAGTGGACCACCGGCGCCGTCCTCGAGGCCCTCTCCCCGGCCCAGCGGATCGAACGGTTCGCCGAACTCCGCAAAGCCTATCCCGATCCCAACCGCTACTTCGCACAAGAGCCTTCGGAGGACCCGGCACCGACCACCCTGGTCCAGGGTCTCGTCCAGACCGCAGATGGCGCAACCCTGCCCCGTGCGACCTGGGTCCACATCCAATCGCGAAGGTTCGGCCACACGGCATTCTCCAGCGCGCATGTGACCGCCGACGGACGGTTCTCCCATGCCGTTCAGTCCGGCACCCTCCACCTCGCCGCCCGGGCGGACGGCTACGCGCCCGACTTCGCCGGCCCTTTCGAATCCCCCGCCCAATGGACCAACATCACCCTGACCCTCGGACCCGGATTCACCGGCGTCCTGCGACTGACCGATCCCGAAGGCCGCCCGGTGCCCAACGCACGGGTCCTCTCCCGTTATGATCACCCCGCCGGCCTGAGCCAGCTGGAACATGTGTCGGATGACGACGGGCGGGTGACCTTCGAGCACCTCGGAAACATCCCGCTCCATCACCAGGTCGAGGCCGGGGGATTCCAGTTCGACACCCTCCTGAATGTGTCTCCCCCCGCCGGCGAACCACTCACCTGGGTGCTCCATCCCGCCGCTCCCGCCACCGGCGTCGTGGTCTTCGACGACACCGGAGAACCCGTCCCCAACGCCGAGATCCACCTGGGCCAGCGCACCGGCACGCCGCCGTTATCGTACGGTGAAGCCGGTCCGCTCAACTTCCTGTCCCGGGCCGACGCCGACGGACGGTTCCAGCTCCGCAGCCTGCGGGACGACGCGACCTACCGCCTCCTCGTGTCCGGCCCCGGCGCCAGCGGGATCGTGACGGGCCCCATCGGCTCGGGCGACACCTCCCTCCGTTTCGAACTCCCGCGGGCCGTGATGCTGGAGGTCACCGTCCGGAACATCGCCCCCGCCCACCTCGACCGGATGGGCCGCCTGGCCCTTCATGCCGGCGCCTACATCCGCTACGAAGGTACCAGTCACGGCACCTCGAAGACGTTCCATGCAATCCCGGAAGACGGCGGGGCCACCCTCCGCGTCGGCCCCCTCTGGCGGTCGCCCACGTCCCTCAAGGTGGCGGATCGCGAGGTCAACCTGACCTGGGAGGAAGCCCGGGCCCGCACCGAACCGCTGATCATCGACCTGGCCATCGAGGAACCCGCACCCCCGCCTGCCGTCGAACCCGTCCTGCGGACCCTCCGCTTCGCGTTTCCCGACTCGCCCGGCCATCCAGCCCCCGGCGGGGCCGTGCTCGTCGAATACGTTCATGACCGCCGCATGAACCGCATCCTTGCCGGCATCACCAACCACCAGGCGGTGGCACAGGTCCCGGTTCCCACCCGCGTGGAACTGCTGCCCAACGCGCTCGATGGCTACTGGTTCGCTCCCCAATCCCTCCAAGTCCCCGCCGTTCCCGAACCCCTCGACATCCCCCTCAAGACGTTCCCCGCCGGCGCCATCCACGGCGACGTCGTCGAGGAAGACGGTCAGCCCGCCGCCAGCGTTCTGGTCAGTGTCATCCCGCTCGAACCCCTCCCCCAGGGAACCGGCTCCTCGCTCGGAGTCACGGTCAGGAACAGCACCGACTCCGGCGACCGGCAGAACCGGTTCCTGGCGGGCCCGCTGCCCTTCGGCGGACGCTACGTCATCTGCGCCTACCGCGGCGCCACCTACACCGTGAGCGAACCGCTCCCGATCAACGCCACCCAGCCCTTCCACGAAGTCCGCCTCGTCCTCCCCCTCGGCATCGAACTGACTGGCACAGTGCTGCATCCCGACGGCACCCCGCGACCTCGTGCAACCGTCGAATTCCACTTCAGTCCAACGGCCGGTCACGGGTTCTCCGGGGCGAAATCCCTCACCGATCGCGCCGGCCGCTTCACCTTCCCGGCCATCAATCCCGACGTGCGGGGCGAATACCACCTGCTGCTCCCCTCTCGCCGCGACGTCCTTCCCGTCCGCCAGCGCGTGGTTCCCGGTGAGCCTGTCGAAATCCGCCTCGAAACCGGACTCGTCCTCGAAGGCCAGGTCCTCGACCACCCATCCGGTCTCCCCCTCGAAGGCGCGGAAGTCTTCGCCCTGCGCCAGCCCCCGACCACCACCTCCTCCGGGGTCATCAACTGGACGGATGCGGAAGCGCCAACCGACACCGAAGGCCGTTTCCGCTTCAGCAACCTTGCTCCCGGCGCCTATCGGATCCTGTGCCGAAGTGGCCGCCTGGTCTCCCCAGACCGCATCGCGCAGGCTGGCGCAGGGGAAACGGTCACACTCACCATCGAACCCTACCCGTGGCACCGCCCCCAACCGTAGGGCCCGATTCCCCATTCCCCATTCCCGATTCGTCACCCGGCATCGCCTCCGCTGCGCCCTGCCCCGCTCAATACCCCGTGAGCGGCCACACGATTCCAGCAGGATGCGCGGCCAGCGCCTCAAGCGGGCCGTGCCCGGCTTCCAGGAGTTGTCCCCTTTTTCGCGGCGCGGCGATAAGAGAGGGATCACGCAGGCGATGAACGACTGGGAACTGATTCGGCGGTACGCGCAAAGCGGGGACGACTGTGCCTTCGCGGAGTTGGTGCGGCGGCATGGCCCCTTCGTGTATGCCAGTGCCCGGAGGCAACTCGGCGATGCACTGGCCGGGGACGCGACCCAGTCGGTGTTCCTGGTGCTGGCGCGCAAGGCGGCCGGGCTGGGTTCGAACGTCGTGCTGTCTTCCTGGCTGTTCCGAACCACCGGCTTCGTGGCGGCCCAGATCCGTCGCCGGGAGGCGCGACGCAACCGGCGGGAACGGGAGACCGCAGCGATGCTTTCCGATGCCATGGACAAGGAGGCCACCGATCCCCTGCGAGAGGAGGACGGGGAACGGTATCTCGACGACGCCCTGGCCGCGCTCTCGGAGCACGAACGCAGCGCGGTGCTGACCCGGTTCTTCGAGGGACTTCGCTTCGCCGAAGTGGGGGTACGATTCGGGATCGGCGAGGAGGCGGCGAAGAAGCGGGTGACGCGCGCGATCGAGCGGATGCGAATGCATCTGGTGCGGCGCGGGGTCTCGCTGTCGGCGGCGGCCCTCGGGACACTCCTGTCCGGACCCCGGGCCGTGGCGCTCCCGGATGCACTCGCACGGAGCATCGTCCGGGCGGCCTCGGGGCACGGGACCGCGGGCGTGACCGGAATCGGAGCGGTGTCGGGTCGCATTCGGGACGGGTTCGACGCGGGTCTGGCCGGATGGTTCCGGGTTCGACTCGGGCGGATCCTTGGCAACGCCGCGATCGGCGGTGCGACTCTGGCGGTGGCGATCGCAACGGGAATGCTCCTCGTCGGGCCCGCGGAGGCTCCGGGTGGGTCCAAGGGATCGGGTGGCGTCGAGGCGGACCCCGTGGCGGCCACGGTGCTGGCCATGCGGGCGCGGCGCGACCGATACGCCACGGTGGATCCGCACGTATCGCAATTGGAACTGACGGTGCTGGACGACGCCACCGACCAACCGCTCCCAGGGGCAGAGGTCATCGTGCGCCGCACGGGCAACACGGGCATCACAGATCTGCCCACCGAGGTGAGCGACCACGAGGGCCGTTCGGTGATCGCGGTGGACCCGCGTGGGCTGGCGATGCTGCAGGTGACGGTGACTTCCGCCGGCCGGGTGCCCGTACATCTGGACTGGCGCGGGTACGAATTCGATCGTCCCAGCCTCCGGCACACCCTTCGGCTGCCGGTCGCCGCGGTGTTGTCCGGGGTCGTCGTGGATCCCCAGCAACGCCCGGTGCCCGGCGCGAAAGTGCAGGTCACCGGTCCTTCAGGATTTGGCCATGGAAGGCGCGAGTCGGGGAGGAGCCAGTTGGAACTGGTGACGGATCGGGATGGAAGGTTTCGGTCGGACCAGGCTCCATGGTCGCGGGCTCCGGCGATGGACCCAACGACCGGGAGATTCCAACAGGGGGCCGCTCTCGGTCTCCTGGTGGACCACCCGGATTTCGCGCTGCACTCGATCGGCGTCGAGCCCGGGTCCATGGAACGGGATCTGACGATCGTGCTGGATCGGGGGGCGCTGCTTCGCGGCCAGGTCACGGATTCGGAGGGAACTCCGATCCATGGCGCCACCGTTTCCGGGAACCTGCCGACGAGAGCCGAGGTTGTGACGGATATCGAAGGACGATTCGATCTGCCTCATGTCAGCCGGGGAGGGGGGCTCCATTTCGTCGTGGTCGCGCCGGGATTCGTCGAGCATGGGGTAATCGTTTTGTTCCCACCCACGGCTGGATGGGGTGGGCCGCCGCCGTCGATGCCGTGGAGGCCCGAGCGGGCGATCTACAGTGCGTTGCCGGGAAAGGGCGATTCGATCGAGAAAGGGATGCCGCTCGACACCGTTGTCGTCCTGGGTCGGGAAGAGAATTTCGTTGCAGCGCCTCCGGATGCGGTATCCGCCACGGCGATCTCCACCCGCGTCCTTGGGACCGTCATCGATCAGGAGACCCGCCAGGCCGTTCCGGCGTTTCGGGTGCTGCGCCAGGGATTCGGCACCCGACACCTGATCGGGGAGGGGGTGAACGGGCGGTTCGATTGGGACCTTGGTGTGACAAGCGACATCGAACGGAACATCGAAGTCGAGGCGGACGGGTACTTTCCCTCGCTGGGGATCGGCCGGGAGGTGGAGTCGGGCGAGGGCCGATCGACGTTGGAACTGACGTTCGAACTGAGGCGGTCTGCCGGGATGTCCGGCTGGGTGGAACTTCCCAACGCCCGGCCGGCCGTCGGCGCACGGGTGGCACCGGTGCGGAGTGGCCAAGGCACGTTGAATGCCGGGGAAGGATCCGGGGAGGAGGTCCTGACGGGTGCCGACGGGAGTTTCCGACTGACCGTCACCGGCGGCGTCCCGCTGGTGCAGGTATCGCACCCTGGGGGTTGGCTGGTGTTTCCCCTGGCACCAGGTAACCCGACAATCGTCCGGTTGGAATCCTGGGGCACGGTGGAAGGGACATTGGTGGACGCCGGGCTCCCCGTACCCGACGCCGAAGTGAGCTTGCGCCCGGATGCGGCATCGTACCCGGGAGGCGTGGTGGCGATGAACTTCGAGCACACCGTGCGGACGGATGCGGAGGGACGGTTCCGGTTCGAGAAGGTGCCGGGCTTCCACCTGCGGGCGACCGCCGACGGCGCCACGGCGCAGGTCATTCTCATCCGCGGTAAGGCACCCGAGGTCCGGCTGGAACGTCGGTGAGGTCCACACCGGAGTCTTGCGCTGCGGGTGGTTTCTACACACCCGGTTTCTACACACCCTCGGTCCGGACCGCGGTCCAAAATGGGTTCCGGGGGCGGCTCGGGCCACAGCGGCGTCTGAACGGCGCAGAGCCCGGGTGGCGGGTCAGATCTGGGCTGGCCCGAGCGTATGGGGGAGAGGCTCGGAGGCAGGCGGATCAGGCCGCGCTGGTCGAGTTTGCGGAGCAGGGAGCGGGCGGAACGATGGGGTGCGGCATGGGTGGCGATAAGATGCCGCAGCAGAGCCGGATCATCGGCGCTGATACGCCGCCCCGTGAATCACGTGATCATTCACCTCGGCCCGACAACGGCCGAAGAAACCCCGTGAGTCCTGCCCCCAGGCTCAGGCATTTGGAAACAGCCAAACCCAAGTTGTCGGCAACGAGCCAGCGAATCGGAGGGACGAGCTCCGCGATTCCTCATCCCAACGCACCCCATCGTTGCGGCCTTGTGGAACTCGGCCCTCCGAGCCGATGCTTCGCGAAGTTCGCGCCTCTACCCACACCTCCGGGATGCACGATTTGGGTCTCGGTGCATCCCCAAGTTGTCGGTGAGGAGGCAGCCAATCGGAGGGACGAGCTCCGCGAGTCCTCATCCCAACGCTCCCCATCGTTGCGGCCTCGTGGAACCCGGCCCTCCGAGGCGATGCTTCGCGAAGCTCGCGCCTCTACCCACGCCTCCGGGATGCACGATTTGGGTCCTCCCTGCGGACTTGAGCCTTCCGGGACCCGGGTCGAAAGTCCAACATTCCCCAATGAATGGGCTCCATCCGACTGCCATCCCCGGGAATCTCCCATCCCGTCCCATGCATCGCAGGATTCCTCCGCTTGGATTGCTCGTGGGCGTGTTCTGCACCTGGAACCTCGCCGCCACCGCCCTCAATGCCACCGTGGAAATCGAGGAACCGGTGTACCAGTTCGCCCCGGCTCAAAACGGCGCCGGACCCATGTGGTGCCATGGGTCCACCAGCCTCGTCCGGATCGGCGACATCGTCTTCGCCACCGGCCTGGAAACCCTGCCCGAACTGCCGCCCCTCAACAATTGCCGCTGGAACCTCTGGCGCCGCGACAACCAGGGCTGGCAACGCATCCATGTCGATGATCCCGGCCGCACCCGGGAACCTTCCCCGCTCGCGGTCCTCGGCCCCGACCAGATCTGGGTCTCCGCCAATCCCACCCTGAACCCTCCCGGTACGGCCGGCGGCGGCCCCGCCCGCCCTGAACTGGTGCGCTTTCCCGGCAGGCCCCCGTTCGACCCCAAACGGGAACTCCCGGTCTGGGACGGACAACCCCGGTTCACCGAACACAGTTACCGCTCCCTCGCCGCCGATGGCCCCGGCGGCGAACTCCTGCTCCTTCAGAACATCGACTACGCCCATGCCGAATGGGCCTTCCGCGATCGCCGCGGACATTGGTCCGCCCAAGGCCGGCTGACCTGGCCCTGGGGCGCCGATTATCCCCGCCCCCAACCCATCCGCCTCTGTTATCCCAACGTCGCCCTGCGCCAGCGGGCCGTGCATTTCCTCGGAGTCAGTGACATCCTCGAACCCCGGCCGGAATGGCGCGCCGCCAGGAAGGAGATCACCGGGCGGGACTGGGATTATGACTTCCGCCGGCTCTTCTATTCCTGGACGCCCGACCTGACCCGCGAAGCCTTCCGGCCCTGGATCGAGATCGCCAGTCGCGAATCCACCGCCGGTTCCATCTCGTCCGCCGACCTTCATGTCGCCCCGGACGGTCATGTCCACCTGCTCTGGATGGAAAAAGCCCTCGACGAACGGCTCCGCGAACGCTTCTTCCCCGACGCCCGCCAGGCCCATTCCCTGGAATACGCCGTGATCCGCGACGGCCAGGTGGTGCGGCGCCGCACGCTGCTTCGTTCCACCGGGGAGGCCCCGGGCCCGGTCGCCTCCGCAGCCCGCTTTCATCCCCTTCCCGACGGCCGATTGCTCGTCTTTGCCCACCTGCGCGATGCCGGCACCCCGGGCCACTCCCTGTTTGAAGTCACCGCCGATGGATGGCCCGGCATTCGCATTCCCGTCACCCTCCAATACCCGCTCACCTCCTTTTTCACCGCCACACCGCGGGCTGGAACCGAACCCTCCACCCTCCTGGACCTGCTCGGCATGACGCCCTCCCAACCCGACACGCTGCGCTACGTCCGAATCCGGATCACCCCCTGATCCGACCCCGACGCCCACGGATGACGGAGCCGGGATCCGCGGAAGAACGCAGCGTTCCGCCTCGGAACTCACCCCGCTCGACGCCGACCGGCCGCCCGGTCAGAATCGTCCCATGGATGCGCACCTGCCGTTCCTCGCCGCTCCCCGCGTGGTTCCCTCCCTGGATCCGGACTTCCGTCCGGCCGCGCTCGCCGTGCAGGCCTTCGAACGGGAGGCCATTGCCTCGGGCCAGCCCCTCACCCTCGGAATCGCCCTCGAACAGGCCGATGGTTCCACCTTCCAGTTCCAGCGCCGCTTCCTGCCCCTCGATCACCCCGCCGCCGCGGCCAATGCCTTCTTCCTCGAGCGCCTCGCCCGCTTCCTCCTCTGGTCCCGCGGCGGCTGGAGAATCCACCTCCAGGGACCCGCTCCCCTCGCCAACGCCCTTCGCGATTACTACTCCCAAACCGAGGCCGGTCGCTTCGATGCCCAGATCATGGGCGACCGCATTTACGAAAAGCCCTTCACCGTCGAGTCCGTTCCTTCCCTCCCCGGGGAACGCGCCGCCACCCAGGCCCTCGGACGCCACTGGGACGGCTGCCGCATTGGCTTCGACCTCGGCGGCTCCGATCGCAAGGTCGCCGCCGTCCTCAATGGCGAACCCGTCTTCACCGAGGAAGTGGTCTGGGATCCCATCCCCCAGTCCGATCCCGCCTACCACTTCGACGGTGTCATGGATTCCCTCCGCAGAGCCGCCGCCCACCTCCCGCGGGTGGACGCCATCGGAGGCAGCGCCGCCGGCGTCTATGTCAACAATCGCCCCAAGGTCGCTTCCCTATTCCGCGGCATCCCCATCCAGCTCTTCGAATCCCGCACCAAAAGCCTC encodes the following:
- a CDS encoding carboxypeptidase regulatory-like domain-containing protein, translated to MNALIEAPGWTPLVTALAHSLWQGAVIAAFLFLALRTVPTRHTNARYALAVGSLLLLVLGWLITWTWLERGLQPVAATPTSIHPPAASPAPPANPPAPTAPASTALAPLAPVPSPVTRPAPPRTPWQPDPRWHARLGIAWLAGMLLFQIRTLVSMGQARALVRDSRVPNDPDLLSCFHRVRTLLGLPVQVRLRICPALSVPAAWGVLKPVLLLPASCLARVSPSELEGILAHELAHIRRHDVLANLLQRALEGLFFFNPFVWWIGRQIRLEREVCCDALAVAATGEPVTYARTLTTLVEQHSPTLLIPPSPMPALGHARHPLVERLRRLLQPHQAPHLHLPRSSLVATLLLGALALVLMKWTTGAVLEALSPAQRIERFAELRKAYPDPNRYFAQEPSEDPAPTTLVQGLVQTADGATLPRATWVHIQSRRFGHTAFSSAHVTADGRFSHAVQSGTLHLAARADGYAPDFAGPFESPAQWTNITLTLGPGFTGVLRLTDPEGRPVPNARVLSRYDHPAGLSQLEHVSDDDGRVTFEHLGNIPLHHQVEAGGFQFDTLLNVSPPAGEPLTWVLHPAAPATGVVVFDDTGEPVPNAEIHLGQRTGTPPLSYGEAGPLNFLSRADADGRFQLRSLRDDATYRLLVSGPGASGIVTGPIGSGDTSLRFELPRAVMLEVTVRNIAPAHLDRMGRLALHAGAYIRYEGTSHGTSKTFHAIPEDGGATLRVGPLWRSPTSLKVADREVNLTWEEARARTEPLIIDLAIEEPAPPPAVEPVLRTLRFAFPDSPGHPAPGGAVLVEYVHDRRMNRILAGITNHQAVAQVPVPTRVELLPNALDGYWFAPQSLQVPAVPEPLDIPLKTFPAGAIHGDVVEEDGQPAASVLVSVIPLEPLPQGTGSSLGVTVRNSTDSGDRQNRFLAGPLPFGGRYVICAYRGATYTVSEPLPINATQPFHEVRLVLPLGIELTGTVLHPDGTPRPRATVEFHFSPTAGHGFSGAKSLTDRAGRFTFPAINPDVRGEYHLLLPSRRDVLPVRQRVVPGEPVEIRLETGLVLEGQVLDHPSGLPLEGAEVFALRQPPTTTSSGVINWTDAEAPTDTEGRFRFSNLAPGAYRILCRSGRLVSPDRIAQAGAGETVTLTIEPYPWHRPQP
- a CDS encoding sigma-70 family RNA polymerase sigma factor, which gives rise to MRGQRLKRAVPGFQELSPFSRRGDKRGITQAMNDWELIRRYAQSGDDCAFAELVRRHGPFVYASARRQLGDALAGDATQSVFLVLARKAAGLGSNVVLSSWLFRTTGFVAAQIRRREARRNRRERETAAMLSDAMDKEATDPLREEDGERYLDDALAALSEHERSAVLTRFFEGLRFAEVGVRFGIGEEAAKKRVTRAIERMRMHLVRRGVSLSAAALGTLLSGPRAVALPDALARSIVRAASGHGTAGVTGIGAVSGRIRDGFDAGLAGWFRVRLGRILGNAAIGGATLAVAIATGMLLVGPAEAPGGSKGSGGVEADPVAATVLAMRARRDRYATVDPHVSQLELTVLDDATDQPLPGAEVIVRRTGNTGITDLPTEVSDHEGRSVIAVDPRGLAMLQVTVTSAGRVPVHLDWRGYEFDRPSLRHTLRLPVAAVLSGVVVDPQQRPVPGAKVQVTGPSGFGHGRRESGRSQLELVTDRDGRFRSDQAPWSRAPAMDPTTGRFQQGAALGLLVDHPDFALHSIGVEPGSMERDLTIVLDRGALLRGQVTDSEGTPIHGATVSGNLPTRAEVVTDIEGRFDLPHVSRGGGLHFVVVAPGFVEHGVIVLFPPTAGWGGPPPSMPWRPERAIYSALPGKGDSIEKGMPLDTVVVLGREENFVAAPPDAVSATAISTRVLGTVIDQETRQAVPAFRVLRQGFGTRHLIGEGVNGRFDWDLGVTSDIERNIEVEADGYFPSLGIGREVESGEGRSTLELTFELRRSAGMSGWVELPNARPAVGARVAPVRSGQGTLNAGEGSGEEVLTGADGSFRLTVTGGVPLVQVSHPGGWLVFPLAPGNPTIVRLESWGTVEGTLVDAGLPVPDAEVSLRPDAASYPGGVVAMNFEHTVRTDAEGRFRFEKVPGFHLRATADGATAQVILIRGKAPEVRLERR
- a CDS encoding ROK family protein produces the protein MDAHLPFLAAPRVVPSLDPDFRPAALAVQAFEREAIASGQPLTLGIALEQADGSTFQFQRRFLPLDHPAAAANAFFLERLARFLLWSRGGWRIHLQGPAPLANALRDYYSQTEAGRFDAQIMGDRIYEKPFTVESVPSLPGERAATQALGRHWDGCRIGFDLGGSDRKVAAVLNGEPVFTEEVVWDPIPQSDPAYHFDGVMDSLRRAAAHLPRVDAIGGSAAGVYVNNRPKVASLFRGIPIQLFESRTKSLFAELRAAWGGVPFEVANDGEVTALAGSMALGRNAVLGIAMGTSTAAGYVTRDGGITSWLNELAFVPVDYRPAGPRDEWSGDRGIGSQYFSQQAVGRLLPASGIEADPALPLPEKLKLVQQHMAAGDPRARRIYETIGTYLGYGLAHFASFYDCDHVLVLGRVMSGDGGAVILDGARDVLRTEFPDLAARIAFHTPDETSKRHGQAVAAASLPAPA